ACTGGAGCGGTGACGACCAGGTCACCTGGACGCTCGTCGAGGGCAAGATGCTCAAGGCCCTCGAGGGCGCCTACGTCCTGCGTGCGACCGGTCCGACGACCACCGAGGTGACCTACCGCCTCGCCCTCGACGTCTCCATCCCGCTGATCGGCATGCTGAAGCGCAAGGGCGAGAAGATCCTGATCGACACCGCGCTCAAGGGGCTGAAGAAGCGCGTCGAGTCCGGCGCCTGAGCGCGGACACGGACCAGCCTGTGCGGATCGTTCTCTTCACCGGCAAGGGCGGCGTCGGCAAGTCGACCGTCGCCGCCGGCACGGCTGCGCTCGCGGCTGCGCGCGGCCTGCGCACGCTCGTCATCTCGACGGACGCGGCGCACTCCCTGGCCGATGCGTACGGCGCCGCCGCAACCGGGGCCCGGCACGGGGGAGCCGAGCCCACCGAGGTGGCGCCCGGCCTCTTCCTGCAGCAGGTCGACGCCCAGCTGCGCTTCGAGCAGTCGTGGGCCGACATCCAGCGCTACCTGCTCTCCGTCCTCGACGCGGCGGGGATGGACCCGGTCGCCGCGGAGGAGATGACCGTCATCCCCGGCGCGGAGGAGGTGCTGGCCCTCCTCGAGCTGCGCCAGCACGCCCGCTCCGGGAAGTGGGACGTGATCGTCGTCGACTGCGCGCCGACGGCCGAGACCCTGCGCCTGCTGGCCCTGCCGGAGGCACTCGGCTGGTACATCGAGCGGTTGCTCCCCATCCAGCGCCGGCTGGTCAAGGCGCTGCGTCCGGTGCTCAACCGCGCCGCCGGCGTACCGATGCCCGGCGACGCCGTCTTCGACGCGATCACCCGGCTGCACGCCGAGCTGGACGACGTCCACGAGCTGCTCTCGGGACCGGACGCCAGCGTCCGCCTGGTGCTGACCCCCGAGCGGGTCGTCCTCGCCGAGGCTCGCCGGGCGTTCACCAGCCTTTGCCTGTTCGGCTACCGCGTCGACGGTGTGGTCGCCAACCGGATCTTCCCCGCCGACGACGCCGACCGGTGGCGGGCGGCCTGGGTCGAGGCGCAGGCGGGCGTGCTCGCCGAGGTCGCCCAGTCGTTCAACGGGCTCCCGGTCTTCACCTCGGAGTACCAGCCGAGCGAGCCGGTCGGGGTCGCGGCCCTCGCCGACCTCGCCACCACCCTGTACGGCGACGCCGACCCGCTCGCCGCGCCCGTCGGCGACGGCCCCTTCCGGGTGACCCGGACCGACAGCGGCGGAGCGGTCGTGCACCTCGCACTCCCGTTCGTCACCCGCTCGGAGGTCGACCTCGCCCGCAACGGCGACGAGCTGGTGATGACCGTCGGCTCCTACCGCCGCCTGCTGACGCTCCCGCCGGGCCTGGCCCGGTTGCGGGTCGCGGGCGCGCGCG
Above is a genomic segment from Nocardioides aromaticivorans containing:
- a CDS encoding SRPBCC family protein, which encodes MAEQTSSSIVVDAPAADVMAVIADFPAYPSWAKGVTVADVRSSYDAADPKQAGRAREVFFALDVSPIKDEYTLAYDWSGDDQVTWTLVEGKMLKALEGAYVLRATGPTTTEVTYRLALDVSIPLIGMLKRKGEKILIDTALKGLKKRVESGA
- a CDS encoding ArsA family ATPase — its product is MRIVLFTGKGGVGKSTVAAGTAALAAARGLRTLVISTDAAHSLADAYGAAATGARHGGAEPTEVAPGLFLQQVDAQLRFEQSWADIQRYLLSVLDAAGMDPVAAEEMTVIPGAEEVLALLELRQHARSGKWDVIVVDCAPTAETLRLLALPEALGWYIERLLPIQRRLVKALRPVLNRAAGVPMPGDAVFDAITRLHAELDDVHELLSGPDASVRLVLTPERVVLAEARRAFTSLCLFGYRVDGVVANRIFPADDADRWRAAWVEAQAGVLAEVAQSFNGLPVFTSEYQPSEPVGVAALADLATTLYGDADPLAAPVGDGPFRVTRTDSGGAVVHLALPFVTRSEVDLARNGDELVMTVGSYRRLLTLPPGLARLRVAGARVDDGELRVRFAEPVLEAR